The nucleotide window TCGACACGCGGGCGATCTCGCGGATCACCGGGACGCCGTCGAAATACTTGAGCTCGATCTCGAACTCGGTCCGGCCATTGCCGTGATCGGTCGCCGTGAAGCCGCGGATATAGCCCTCGCTGCGCAGAACTTCGAGAACGCTCGCACGCAGGCGGGAGCCGGGCGTGGAGGTCTTGTCCTTGCGGCGCATCTGGGCGTTGCGGATGCGGGTGATCAGATCGCCGATGGGATCAGTTACAGCCATCGTTCCCTCCTCACCAGCTCGACTTCACGAGGCCAGGAACCATGCCCTGGTTGCCCAGCTCGCGCAGCGCGATACGGCTCATCTTGAGCTTGCGGTAGAAGGCGCGCGGACGGCCCGTCA belongs to Xanthobacter autotrophicus Py2 and includes:
- a CDS encoding ribosomal protein S8 (PFAM: ribosomal protein S8~KEGG: nha:Nham_1559 ribosomal protein S8), coding for MAVTDPIGDLITRIRNAQMRRKDKTSTPGSRLRASVLEVLRSEGYIRGFTATDHGNGRTEFEIELKYFDGVPVIREIARVSKPGRRVYASVKNLPRVANGLGIAVVSTPQGVMADHEARDKNVGGEVLCTVF